In one Hominilimicola fabiformis genomic region, the following are encoded:
- a CDS encoding DUF6075 family protein, which yields MSKIQFRNAAHRDFVLENLDKCKVNDCYHRAFFYVMGISEETRMNIGKMFDFKRDCIIPEGMHGGWQTSGTVKVCHLAFNLWNGFTEEGRENLCTPEELFCCGYAPYFMEGIKLRYPEYCRDLTPPKRNDMER from the coding sequence ATGTCTAAAATTCAATTTCGCAATGCTGCACACAGAGATTTTGTATTGGAAAATCTGGATAAGTGCAAAGTAAACGACTGCTATCACAGAGCATTTTTCTATGTGATGGGTATTTCAGAAGAAACGAGAATGAACATCGGAAAGATGTTTGATTTCAAAAGGGATTGTATCATACCGGAAGGTATGCACGGCGGTTGGCAGACCAGTGGCACAGTCAAGGTCTGCCACCTTGCCTTTAATCTTTGGAATGGATTTACAGAAGAAGGCAGGGAAAACCTCTGTACACCGGAGGAATTGTTCTGCTGCGGATATGCTCCGTATTTTATGGAGGGTATCAAGTTAAGGTATCCGGAGTATTGCAGAGATTTGACCCCGCCTAAGAGAAACGATATGGAAAGGTAA
- a CDS encoding lysozyme family protein — protein MADIKTRDTSKGTIKTINKAAVATERMKKAYVMTKDKAEHSTNASENSAEEYASDKIEAATDRTVHETAYRADKVGRWGVRETRQNYQKAKTGIENFKTKRAEKQLQKQSVNPVGKQSIRTLERTEKTIKQSARSAGNTTVKTVSKGATNTVQRSVKTAEQTAKTSIKTTKEAAIIAQKTAKTTAKATQKAARTAKKAAKATADTVKATAKATVATVKAIIAGTKVLVAAIAAGGWIAVLIIMIVVLFGAAVAMFGGGSDSNSYTPVSAEVEAYEPIIQKYAKEYGIPEYVELIKAVMMQESGGRGLDPMQAAEGSFNTRYPHEPNGIKDPEYSIQCGVQELKAALTSAEVESPIDMEHIKLALQGYNFGNGYISWAKTNYGGYSYANAVEFSTQQAQRLGWDSYGDTQYPAHVLRYYPYGRAFTAGGNQAIVEVALTQLGNQGGQPYWSWYGFNSRVEWCACFVSWCADQCGYIESGLVPKFAGCVDGANWFKSNGKWQDRTYEPKTGDIIFFDWEGDGTTDHVGIVEKCENGTVYTVEGNSGDACKQRQYAVGSSNIYGYGIPAY, from the coding sequence ATGGCTGATATAAAAACAAGAGATACAAGCAAAGGTACAATCAAGACCATAAATAAGGCAGCAGTTGCCACGGAGCGAATGAAGAAAGCCTATGTGATGACGAAAGATAAGGCAGAACATTCCACTAACGCTTCGGAAAATTCCGCAGAGGAATATGCTTCCGATAAAATCGAAGCGGCAACGGATAGGACTGTTCACGAAACTGCATACCGTGCAGATAAAGTCGGCAGATGGGGTGTGCGTGAAACAAGACAGAATTATCAGAAAGCCAAAACGGGAATTGAGAATTTCAAGACCAAGCGTGCAGAGAAACAGCTTCAGAAACAATCGGTCAATCCTGTCGGAAAACAGAGCATCCGAACTCTGGAGCGTACGGAGAAAACAATTAAACAGTCTGCAAGGTCGGCAGGAAATACGACAGTCAAGACCGTATCGAAAGGTGCAACCAATACTGTTCAGAGGTCGGTCAAGACCGCAGAACAAACGGCAAAGACTTCTATTAAGACCACAAAAGAAGCTGCCATTATAGCACAGAAAACAGCAAAAACAACAGCCAAAGCAACACAGAAAGCGGCTCGGACGGCAAAGAAAGCGGCGAAAGCCACAGCAGATACCGTCAAAGCCACAGCGAAAGCTACTGTTGCGACAGTTAAAGCGATTATTGCAGGGACAAAAGTACTTGTAGCAGCAATCGCCGCAGGCGGTTGGATAGCGGTGCTGATTATTATGATTGTCGTATTGTTTGGTGCTGCCGTAGCAATGTTCGGAGGAGGGAGTGACAGTAATTCTTATACTCCGGTAAGTGCAGAGGTAGAAGCCTATGAACCCATCATACAGAAGTATGCCAAAGAGTACGGCATTCCTGAGTATGTAGAACTTATCAAGGCGGTTATGATGCAGGAAAGCGGCGGCAGAGGACTTGACCCTATGCAGGCAGCAGAGGGAAGTTTCAATACAAGGTATCCGCACGAACCTAATGGAATTAAAGACCCTGAATATTCTATCCAGTGTGGAGTTCAGGAATTGAAAGCGGCTCTTACTTCGGCAGAAGTGGAAAGTCCGATAGATATGGAGCATATCAAACTTGCCTTGCAAGGCTACAACTTCGGTAATGGGTATATTTCTTGGGCAAAAACGAATTACGGCGGTTATTCTTATGCCAATGCAGTGGAGTTTTCCACTCAGCAGGCACAAAGGCTTGGTTGGGACAGTTATGGAGATACCCAATATCCGGCTCACGTTCTGAGGTACTATCCGTATGGGCGAGCCTTTACTGCCGGAGGTAATCAGGCGATTGTTGAGGTTGCCTTGACACAGCTAGGCAATCAGGGCGGACAACCTTACTGGAGTTGGTACGGCTTTAACAGTCGAGTGGAATGGTGTGCCTGCTTCGTATCTTGGTGTGCTGACCAATGCGGGTATATTGAAAGTGGACTTGTTCCGAAATTTGCAGGTTGCGTGGATGGTGCAAACTGGTTTAAGTCAAATGGAAAATGGCAAGACCGCACTTATGAACCAAAGACAGGAGATATTATCTTCTTCGATTGGGAGGGCGACGGTACAACAGACCACGTTGGTATCGTAGAGAAATGCGAGAATGGCACAGTTTATACCGTAGAGGGCAACTCAGGCGACGCCTGCAAGCAAAGACAGTACGCAGTCGGAAGCAGCAATATCTATGGATACGGTATTCCGGCATATTAA
- the srtB gene encoding class B sortase, with the protein MSRKIYIIIAVVLAAVLSVSTFFIIRNHIDSAKQNEVYDNLAEIVEDEPPKENEGVTFSEDKDYLAEYFELYRQNEDMVGWIKVEDTNINYPVVQSANEPNFYLKHKFDKTYSAYGCPYVQENCDVQKPSDNIIIYGHHMNDGSMFTGLMKYRNKSFWEGHKTITFDTLTDRHQYEVIAVFKTVVYTDSSDSFKYYEFTDAENAAEFDAYVAKCKELSLYDTGVSAEYGDKLISLSTCEYSRNNGRLVVVAKRVD; encoded by the coding sequence ATGAGCAGAAAAATCTATATCATTATTGCAGTGGTGCTTGCGGCAGTGTTGTCTGTAAGCACCTTCTTTATTATCCGTAATCACATTGACTCTGCCAAGCAGAATGAAGTCTATGATAACCTTGCGGAGATTGTGGAGGACGAGCCGCCAAAGGAAAATGAGGGCGTGACGTTTTCGGAAGATAAGGACTATCTTGCGGAATATTTTGAACTTTATCGGCAGAATGAGGATATGGTGGGTTGGATAAAGGTTGAGGATACCAATATCAACTATCCGGTCGTGCAGTCTGCAAATGAGCCGAACTTCTACCTGAAGCACAAGTTTGATAAGACCTATTCCGCTTATGGCTGTCCATATGTGCAGGAAAATTGTGATGTGCAGAAACCTTCAGACAACATCATTATATACGGACACCATATGAATGACGGCTCGATGTTTACGGGACTGATGAAGTACAGAAACAAGAGCTTTTGGGAAGGTCATAAGACGATTACCTTTGATACACTGACGGACAGACACCAGTATGAAGTGATTGCAGTCTTTAAGACAGTCGTTTATACAGACAGCTCCGATAGCTTTAAGTATTATGAGTTTACGGACGCAGAAAATGCGGCAGAGTTTGATGCGTATGTTGCCAAGTGCAAGGAACTTTCTTTGTATGATACCGGAGTATCGGCAGAGTATGGCGACAAGCTTATTTCTCTTTCTACTTGTGAATATTCAAGAAACAATGGCAGGCTTGTTGTTGTCGCTAAGAGAGTGGATTAA